A genomic region of Ochotona princeps isolate mOchPri1 chromosome 17, mOchPri1.hap1, whole genome shotgun sequence contains the following coding sequences:
- the DLG4 gene encoding disks large homolog 4 isoform X7, which produces MSARNRFASMCLCVVRAAKYRYQDEDTPPLEHSPAHLPNQANSPPVIVNTDTLEAPGYVNGTEGEMEYEEITLERGNSGLGFSIAGGTDNPHIGDDPSIFITKIIPGGAAAQDGRLRVNDSILFVNEVDVREVTHSAAVEALKEAGSIVRLYVMRRKPPAEKVTEIKLIKGPKGLGFSIAGGVGNQHIPGDNSIYVTKIIEGGAAHKDGRLQIGDKILAVNSVGLEDVMHEDAVAALKNTYDVVYLKVAKPSNAYLSDSYAPPDITTSYSQHLDNEISHSSYLGTDYPTAMTPTSPRRYSPVAKDLLGEEDIPREPRRIVIHRGSTGLGFNIVGGEDGEGIFISFILAGGPADLSGELRKGDQILSVNGVDLRNASHEQAAIALKNAGQTVTIIAQYKPEEYSRFEAKIHDLREQLMNSSLGSGTASLRSNPKRGFYIRALFDYDKTKDCGFLSQALSFRFGDVLHVIDASDEEWWQARRVHSDSETDDIGFIPSKRRVERREWSRLKAKDWGSSSGSQGREDSVLSYETVTQMEVHYARPIIILGPTKDRANDDLLSEFPDKFGSCVPHTTRPKREYEIDGRDYHFVSSREKMEKDIQAHKFIEAGQYNSHLYGTSVQSVREVAEQGKHCILDVSANAVRRLQAAHLHPIAIFIRPRSLENVLEINKRITEEQARKAFDRATKLEQEFTECFSAIVEGDSFEEIYHKVKRVIEDLSGPYIWVPARERL; this is translated from the exons AGATTCGCCTCCATGTGTCTCTGCGTGGTACGTGCCGCG aAATACCGCTACCAAGATGAAGACACGCCCCCTCTGGAGCACAGCCCGGCCCACCTCCCCAACCAG GCCAATTCCCCCCCTGTGATTGTCAACACAGATACCCTAGAAGCCCCAGGATAT GTGAATGGGACCGAGGGGGAGATGGAATACGAGGAGATCACATTGGAAAGG GGTAACTCAGGGTTGGGCTTCAGCATCGCAGGTGGCACTGACAACCCACACATCGGGGATGACCCATCCATTTTCATCACCAAGATCATTCCCGGTGGTGCCGCAGCCCAGGATGGCCGCCTCAG GGTCAATGACAGCATCCTGTTTGTCAATGAAGTGGACGTGCGTGAGGTGACACACTCGGCAGCGGTCGAGGCCCTCAAGGAGGCAGGCTCCATCGTCCGCCTCTACGTCATGCGCCGGAAGCCCCCTGCTGAGAAGGTCACGGAAATCAAGCTCATCAAGGGGCCCAAAG gtCTGGGCTTTAGCATTGCTGGAGGCGTGGGGAACCAGCACATTCCAGGAGACAACAGCATCTACGTGACCAAGATCATTGAAGGGGGTGCCGCCCACAAGGATGGGAGGTTGCAGATTGGAGATAAGATCCTGGCG gtcAACAGTGTGGGGCTGGAGGACGTAATGCATGAGGATGCCGTGGCAGCCCTGAAGAACACATATGATGTTGTCTACCTGAAGGTGGCCAAGCCCAGTAATGCCTACCTGAGTGACAGCTACGCTCCACCTGACATCACGACCT CCTACTCCCAGCACCTGGACAATGAGATCAGCCACAGCAGCTACCTGGGCACTGACTACCCCACAGCCATGACCCCCACTTCCCCTCGGCGCTATTCGCCAGTGGCCAAGGACCTGCTCGGGGAGGAAGACATACCCCGGGAGCCGAGGCGGATCGTCATCCACCGGGGCTCCACCGGCCTGGGCTTCAACATTGTGGGCGGCGAGGATGGTGAAGGCATCTTCATCTCCTTCATCCTGGCCGGGGGCCCTGCGGACCTGAGCGGGGAACTGCGGAAGGGAGACCAGATTCTGTCG GTCAACGGTGTCGACCTCCGCAACGCTAGCCATGAGCAAGCCGCCATTGCCCTGAAGAACGCAGGTCAGACGGTCACAATCATCGCTCAGTATAAGCCAGAAG AGTACAGCCGCTTCGAGGCCAAGATCCATGACCTCCGGGAGCAGCTCATGAACAGCAGCCTGGGCTCAGGGACTGCCTCCTTGCGGAGCAACCCCAAGAGGGGTTTCTATATCAG GGCCCTGTTTGACTATGACAAGACCAAGGACTGCGGCTTCCTAAGCCAGGCGCTGAGCTTCCGCTTTGGGGATGTGCTGCATGTCATCGACGCCAGCGACGAGGAGTGGTGGCAGGCGCGGCGCGTCCACTCTGACAGTGAGACCGACGACATTGGTTTCATCCCCAGCAAACGGCG GGTTGAGCGACGAGAGTGGTCAAGGTTAAAGGCCAAG GACTGGGGCTCCAGCTCTGGATCACAGG GTCGAGAAGACTCTGTGCTGAGCTATGAGACGGTGACACAGATGGAAG TGCACTACGCTCGCCCCATCATCATCCTTGGGCCCACCAAGGACCGGGCCAATgatgatcttctctctgagttccCCGACAAGTTTGGATCCTGCGTTCCCC ATACGACGCGGCCCAAGCGGGAGTACGAGATAGACGGCCGGGATTATCACTTTGTGTCCTCCCGGGAGAAAATGGAGAAGGACATTCAGGCGCACAAGTTCATCGAGGCCGGCCAGTACAACAGCCACCTCTACGGGACCAGCGTCCAGTCCGTGCGGGAGGTGGCGGAGCAG gggAAACACTGCATCCTCGATGTCTCGGCCAATGCCGTGCGGCGGCTGCAGGCGGCCCACCTGCACCCCATCGCCATCTTCATCCGCCCCCGCTCCCTGGAGAATGTGCT AGAGATTAACAAGCGAATCACAGAGGAGCAAGCCCGCAAAGCCTTCGACAGAGCCACCAAGCTGGAGCAGGAGTTCACAGAATGCTTCTCAG CCATCGTGGAGGGCGACAGCTTTGAGGAGATCTACCACAAGGTGAAGCGTGTCATTGAGGACCTCTCAGGCCCCTACATCTGGGTTCCCGCCCGAGAGAGACTGTGa
- the DLG4 gene encoding disks large homolog 4 isoform X2: MDCLCIVTTKKYRYQDEDTPPLEHSPAHLPNQVNAPELVHVAERNLSHLEAVHGVVGHAHLSPLKANSPPVIVNTDTLEAPGYVNGTEGEMEYEEITLERGNSGLGFSIAGGTDNPHIGDDPSIFITKIIPGGAAAQDGRLRVNDSILFVNEVDVREVTHSAAVEALKEAGSIVRLYVMRRKPPAEKVTEIKLIKGPKGLGFSIAGGVGNQHIPGDNSIYVTKIIEGGAAHKDGRLQIGDKILAVNSVGLEDVMHEDAVAALKNTYDVVYLKVAKPSNAYLSDSYAPPDITTSYSQHLDNEISHSSYLGTDYPTAMTPTSPRRYSPVAKDLLGEEDIPREPRRIVIHRGSTGLGFNIVGGEDGEGIFISFILAGGPADLSGELRKGDQILSVNGVDLRNASHEQAAIALKNAGQTVTIIAQYKPEEYSRFEAKIHDLREQLMNSSLGSGTASLRSNPKRGFYIRALFDYDKTKDCGFLSQALSFRFGDVLHVIDASDEEWWQARRVHSDSETDDIGFIPSKRRVERREWSRLKAKDWGSSSGSQGREDSVLSYETVTQMEVHYARPIIILGPTKDRANDDLLSEFPDKFGSCVPHTTRPKREYEIDGRDYHFVSSREKMEKDIQAHKFIEAGQYNSHLYGTSVQSVREVAEQGKHCILDVSANAVRRLQAAHLHPIAIFIRPRSLENVLEINKRITEEQARKAFDRATKLEQEFTECFSAIVEGDSFEEIYHKVKRVIEDLSGPYIWVPARERL, encoded by the exons aAATACCGCTACCAAGATGAAGACACGCCCCCTCTGGAGCACAGCCCGGCCCACCTCCCCAACCAGGTAAACGCCCCCGAGCTGGTGCACGTGGCGGAGAGGAACTTGTCCCACCTCGAGGCCGTCCACGGGGTCGTGGGCCACGCCCACCTCTCCCCCCTCAAG GCCAATTCCCCCCCTGTGATTGTCAACACAGATACCCTAGAAGCCCCAGGATAT GTGAATGGGACCGAGGGGGAGATGGAATACGAGGAGATCACATTGGAAAGG GGTAACTCAGGGTTGGGCTTCAGCATCGCAGGTGGCACTGACAACCCACACATCGGGGATGACCCATCCATTTTCATCACCAAGATCATTCCCGGTGGTGCCGCAGCCCAGGATGGCCGCCTCAG GGTCAATGACAGCATCCTGTTTGTCAATGAAGTGGACGTGCGTGAGGTGACACACTCGGCAGCGGTCGAGGCCCTCAAGGAGGCAGGCTCCATCGTCCGCCTCTACGTCATGCGCCGGAAGCCCCCTGCTGAGAAGGTCACGGAAATCAAGCTCATCAAGGGGCCCAAAG gtCTGGGCTTTAGCATTGCTGGAGGCGTGGGGAACCAGCACATTCCAGGAGACAACAGCATCTACGTGACCAAGATCATTGAAGGGGGTGCCGCCCACAAGGATGGGAGGTTGCAGATTGGAGATAAGATCCTGGCG gtcAACAGTGTGGGGCTGGAGGACGTAATGCATGAGGATGCCGTGGCAGCCCTGAAGAACACATATGATGTTGTCTACCTGAAGGTGGCCAAGCCCAGTAATGCCTACCTGAGTGACAGCTACGCTCCACCTGACATCACGACCT CCTACTCCCAGCACCTGGACAATGAGATCAGCCACAGCAGCTACCTGGGCACTGACTACCCCACAGCCATGACCCCCACTTCCCCTCGGCGCTATTCGCCAGTGGCCAAGGACCTGCTCGGGGAGGAAGACATACCCCGGGAGCCGAGGCGGATCGTCATCCACCGGGGCTCCACCGGCCTGGGCTTCAACATTGTGGGCGGCGAGGATGGTGAAGGCATCTTCATCTCCTTCATCCTGGCCGGGGGCCCTGCGGACCTGAGCGGGGAACTGCGGAAGGGAGACCAGATTCTGTCG GTCAACGGTGTCGACCTCCGCAACGCTAGCCATGAGCAAGCCGCCATTGCCCTGAAGAACGCAGGTCAGACGGTCACAATCATCGCTCAGTATAAGCCAGAAG AGTACAGCCGCTTCGAGGCCAAGATCCATGACCTCCGGGAGCAGCTCATGAACAGCAGCCTGGGCTCAGGGACTGCCTCCTTGCGGAGCAACCCCAAGAGGGGTTTCTATATCAG GGCCCTGTTTGACTATGACAAGACCAAGGACTGCGGCTTCCTAAGCCAGGCGCTGAGCTTCCGCTTTGGGGATGTGCTGCATGTCATCGACGCCAGCGACGAGGAGTGGTGGCAGGCGCGGCGCGTCCACTCTGACAGTGAGACCGACGACATTGGTTTCATCCCCAGCAAACGGCG GGTTGAGCGACGAGAGTGGTCAAGGTTAAAGGCCAAG GACTGGGGCTCCAGCTCTGGATCACAGG GTCGAGAAGACTCTGTGCTGAGCTATGAGACGGTGACACAGATGGAAG TGCACTACGCTCGCCCCATCATCATCCTTGGGCCCACCAAGGACCGGGCCAATgatgatcttctctctgagttccCCGACAAGTTTGGATCCTGCGTTCCCC ATACGACGCGGCCCAAGCGGGAGTACGAGATAGACGGCCGGGATTATCACTTTGTGTCCTCCCGGGAGAAAATGGAGAAGGACATTCAGGCGCACAAGTTCATCGAGGCCGGCCAGTACAACAGCCACCTCTACGGGACCAGCGTCCAGTCCGTGCGGGAGGTGGCGGAGCAG gggAAACACTGCATCCTCGATGTCTCGGCCAATGCCGTGCGGCGGCTGCAGGCGGCCCACCTGCACCCCATCGCCATCTTCATCCGCCCCCGCTCCCTGGAGAATGTGCT AGAGATTAACAAGCGAATCACAGAGGAGCAAGCCCGCAAAGCCTTCGACAGAGCCACCAAGCTGGAGCAGGAGTTCACAGAATGCTTCTCAG CCATCGTGGAGGGCGACAGCTTTGAGGAGATCTACCACAAGGTGAAGCGTGTCATTGAGGACCTCTCAGGCCCCTACATCTGGGTTCCCGCCCGAGAGAGACTGTGa
- the DLG4 gene encoding disks large homolog 4 isoform X1: protein MDCLCIVTTKKYRYQDEDTPPLEHSPAHLPNQVNAPELVHVAERNLSHLEAVHGVVGHAHLSPLKANSPPVIVNTDTLEAPGYELQVNGTEGEMEYEEITLERGNSGLGFSIAGGTDNPHIGDDPSIFITKIIPGGAAAQDGRLRVNDSILFVNEVDVREVTHSAAVEALKEAGSIVRLYVMRRKPPAEKVTEIKLIKGPKGLGFSIAGGVGNQHIPGDNSIYVTKIIEGGAAHKDGRLQIGDKILAVNSVGLEDVMHEDAVAALKNTYDVVYLKVAKPSNAYLSDSYAPPDITTSYSQHLDNEISHSSYLGTDYPTAMTPTSPRRYSPVAKDLLGEEDIPREPRRIVIHRGSTGLGFNIVGGEDGEGIFISFILAGGPADLSGELRKGDQILSVNGVDLRNASHEQAAIALKNAGQTVTIIAQYKPEEYSRFEAKIHDLREQLMNSSLGSGTASLRSNPKRGFYIRALFDYDKTKDCGFLSQALSFRFGDVLHVIDASDEEWWQARRVHSDSETDDIGFIPSKRRVERREWSRLKAKDWGSSSGSQGREDSVLSYETVTQMEVHYARPIIILGPTKDRANDDLLSEFPDKFGSCVPHTTRPKREYEIDGRDYHFVSSREKMEKDIQAHKFIEAGQYNSHLYGTSVQSVREVAEQGKHCILDVSANAVRRLQAAHLHPIAIFIRPRSLENVLEINKRITEEQARKAFDRATKLEQEFTECFSAIVEGDSFEEIYHKVKRVIEDLSGPYIWVPARERL, encoded by the exons aAATACCGCTACCAAGATGAAGACACGCCCCCTCTGGAGCACAGCCCGGCCCACCTCCCCAACCAGGTAAACGCCCCCGAGCTGGTGCACGTGGCGGAGAGGAACTTGTCCCACCTCGAGGCCGTCCACGGGGTCGTGGGCCACGCCCACCTCTCCCCCCTCAAG GCCAATTCCCCCCCTGTGATTGTCAACACAGATACCCTAGAAGCCCCAGGATAT GAGTTGCAGGTGAATGGGACCGAGGGGGAGATGGAATACGAGGAGATCACATTGGAAAGG GGTAACTCAGGGTTGGGCTTCAGCATCGCAGGTGGCACTGACAACCCACACATCGGGGATGACCCATCCATTTTCATCACCAAGATCATTCCCGGTGGTGCCGCAGCCCAGGATGGCCGCCTCAG GGTCAATGACAGCATCCTGTTTGTCAATGAAGTGGACGTGCGTGAGGTGACACACTCGGCAGCGGTCGAGGCCCTCAAGGAGGCAGGCTCCATCGTCCGCCTCTACGTCATGCGCCGGAAGCCCCCTGCTGAGAAGGTCACGGAAATCAAGCTCATCAAGGGGCCCAAAG gtCTGGGCTTTAGCATTGCTGGAGGCGTGGGGAACCAGCACATTCCAGGAGACAACAGCATCTACGTGACCAAGATCATTGAAGGGGGTGCCGCCCACAAGGATGGGAGGTTGCAGATTGGAGATAAGATCCTGGCG gtcAACAGTGTGGGGCTGGAGGACGTAATGCATGAGGATGCCGTGGCAGCCCTGAAGAACACATATGATGTTGTCTACCTGAAGGTGGCCAAGCCCAGTAATGCCTACCTGAGTGACAGCTACGCTCCACCTGACATCACGACCT CCTACTCCCAGCACCTGGACAATGAGATCAGCCACAGCAGCTACCTGGGCACTGACTACCCCACAGCCATGACCCCCACTTCCCCTCGGCGCTATTCGCCAGTGGCCAAGGACCTGCTCGGGGAGGAAGACATACCCCGGGAGCCGAGGCGGATCGTCATCCACCGGGGCTCCACCGGCCTGGGCTTCAACATTGTGGGCGGCGAGGATGGTGAAGGCATCTTCATCTCCTTCATCCTGGCCGGGGGCCCTGCGGACCTGAGCGGGGAACTGCGGAAGGGAGACCAGATTCTGTCG GTCAACGGTGTCGACCTCCGCAACGCTAGCCATGAGCAAGCCGCCATTGCCCTGAAGAACGCAGGTCAGACGGTCACAATCATCGCTCAGTATAAGCCAGAAG AGTACAGCCGCTTCGAGGCCAAGATCCATGACCTCCGGGAGCAGCTCATGAACAGCAGCCTGGGCTCAGGGACTGCCTCCTTGCGGAGCAACCCCAAGAGGGGTTTCTATATCAG GGCCCTGTTTGACTATGACAAGACCAAGGACTGCGGCTTCCTAAGCCAGGCGCTGAGCTTCCGCTTTGGGGATGTGCTGCATGTCATCGACGCCAGCGACGAGGAGTGGTGGCAGGCGCGGCGCGTCCACTCTGACAGTGAGACCGACGACATTGGTTTCATCCCCAGCAAACGGCG GGTTGAGCGACGAGAGTGGTCAAGGTTAAAGGCCAAG GACTGGGGCTCCAGCTCTGGATCACAGG GTCGAGAAGACTCTGTGCTGAGCTATGAGACGGTGACACAGATGGAAG TGCACTACGCTCGCCCCATCATCATCCTTGGGCCCACCAAGGACCGGGCCAATgatgatcttctctctgagttccCCGACAAGTTTGGATCCTGCGTTCCCC ATACGACGCGGCCCAAGCGGGAGTACGAGATAGACGGCCGGGATTATCACTTTGTGTCCTCCCGGGAGAAAATGGAGAAGGACATTCAGGCGCACAAGTTCATCGAGGCCGGCCAGTACAACAGCCACCTCTACGGGACCAGCGTCCAGTCCGTGCGGGAGGTGGCGGAGCAG gggAAACACTGCATCCTCGATGTCTCGGCCAATGCCGTGCGGCGGCTGCAGGCGGCCCACCTGCACCCCATCGCCATCTTCATCCGCCCCCGCTCCCTGGAGAATGTGCT AGAGATTAACAAGCGAATCACAGAGGAGCAAGCCCGCAAAGCCTTCGACAGAGCCACCAAGCTGGAGCAGGAGTTCACAGAATGCTTCTCAG CCATCGTGGAGGGCGACAGCTTTGAGGAGATCTACCACAAGGTGAAGCGTGTCATTGAGGACCTCTCAGGCCCCTACATCTGGGTTCCCGCCCGAGAGAGACTGTGa
- the DLG4 gene encoding disks large homolog 4 isoform X4 produces MDCLCIVTTKKYRYQDEDTPPLEHSPAHLPNQANSPPVIVNTDTLEAPGYVNGTEGEMEYEEITLERGNSGLGFSIAGGTDNPHIGDDPSIFITKIIPGGAAAQDGRLRVNDSILFVNEVDVREVTHSAAVEALKEAGSIVRLYVMRRKPPAEKVTEIKLIKGPKGLGFSIAGGVGNQHIPGDNSIYVTKIIEGGAAHKDGRLQIGDKILAVNSVGLEDVMHEDAVAALKNTYDVVYLKVAKPSNAYLSDSYAPPDITTSYSQHLDNEISHSSYLGTDYPTAMTPTSPRRYSPVAKDLLGEEDIPREPRRIVIHRGSTGLGFNIVGGEDGEGIFISFILAGGPADLSGELRKGDQILSVNGVDLRNASHEQAAIALKNAGQTVTIIAQYKPEEYSRFEAKIHDLREQLMNSSLGSGTASLRSNPKRGFYIRALFDYDKTKDCGFLSQALSFRFGDVLHVIDASDEEWWQARRVHSDSETDDIGFIPSKRRVERREWSRLKAKDWGSSSGSQGREDSVLSYETVTQMEVHYARPIIILGPTKDRANDDLLSEFPDKFGSCVPHTTRPKREYEIDGRDYHFVSSREKMEKDIQAHKFIEAGQYNSHLYGTSVQSVREVAEQGKHCILDVSANAVRRLQAAHLHPIAIFIRPRSLENVLEINKRITEEQARKAFDRATKLEQEFTECFSAIVEGDSFEEIYHKVKRVIEDLSGPYIWVPARERL; encoded by the exons aAATACCGCTACCAAGATGAAGACACGCCCCCTCTGGAGCACAGCCCGGCCCACCTCCCCAACCAG GCCAATTCCCCCCCTGTGATTGTCAACACAGATACCCTAGAAGCCCCAGGATAT GTGAATGGGACCGAGGGGGAGATGGAATACGAGGAGATCACATTGGAAAGG GGTAACTCAGGGTTGGGCTTCAGCATCGCAGGTGGCACTGACAACCCACACATCGGGGATGACCCATCCATTTTCATCACCAAGATCATTCCCGGTGGTGCCGCAGCCCAGGATGGCCGCCTCAG GGTCAATGACAGCATCCTGTTTGTCAATGAAGTGGACGTGCGTGAGGTGACACACTCGGCAGCGGTCGAGGCCCTCAAGGAGGCAGGCTCCATCGTCCGCCTCTACGTCATGCGCCGGAAGCCCCCTGCTGAGAAGGTCACGGAAATCAAGCTCATCAAGGGGCCCAAAG gtCTGGGCTTTAGCATTGCTGGAGGCGTGGGGAACCAGCACATTCCAGGAGACAACAGCATCTACGTGACCAAGATCATTGAAGGGGGTGCCGCCCACAAGGATGGGAGGTTGCAGATTGGAGATAAGATCCTGGCG gtcAACAGTGTGGGGCTGGAGGACGTAATGCATGAGGATGCCGTGGCAGCCCTGAAGAACACATATGATGTTGTCTACCTGAAGGTGGCCAAGCCCAGTAATGCCTACCTGAGTGACAGCTACGCTCCACCTGACATCACGACCT CCTACTCCCAGCACCTGGACAATGAGATCAGCCACAGCAGCTACCTGGGCACTGACTACCCCACAGCCATGACCCCCACTTCCCCTCGGCGCTATTCGCCAGTGGCCAAGGACCTGCTCGGGGAGGAAGACATACCCCGGGAGCCGAGGCGGATCGTCATCCACCGGGGCTCCACCGGCCTGGGCTTCAACATTGTGGGCGGCGAGGATGGTGAAGGCATCTTCATCTCCTTCATCCTGGCCGGGGGCCCTGCGGACCTGAGCGGGGAACTGCGGAAGGGAGACCAGATTCTGTCG GTCAACGGTGTCGACCTCCGCAACGCTAGCCATGAGCAAGCCGCCATTGCCCTGAAGAACGCAGGTCAGACGGTCACAATCATCGCTCAGTATAAGCCAGAAG AGTACAGCCGCTTCGAGGCCAAGATCCATGACCTCCGGGAGCAGCTCATGAACAGCAGCCTGGGCTCAGGGACTGCCTCCTTGCGGAGCAACCCCAAGAGGGGTTTCTATATCAG GGCCCTGTTTGACTATGACAAGACCAAGGACTGCGGCTTCCTAAGCCAGGCGCTGAGCTTCCGCTTTGGGGATGTGCTGCATGTCATCGACGCCAGCGACGAGGAGTGGTGGCAGGCGCGGCGCGTCCACTCTGACAGTGAGACCGACGACATTGGTTTCATCCCCAGCAAACGGCG GGTTGAGCGACGAGAGTGGTCAAGGTTAAAGGCCAAG GACTGGGGCTCCAGCTCTGGATCACAGG GTCGAGAAGACTCTGTGCTGAGCTATGAGACGGTGACACAGATGGAAG TGCACTACGCTCGCCCCATCATCATCCTTGGGCCCACCAAGGACCGGGCCAATgatgatcttctctctgagttccCCGACAAGTTTGGATCCTGCGTTCCCC ATACGACGCGGCCCAAGCGGGAGTACGAGATAGACGGCCGGGATTATCACTTTGTGTCCTCCCGGGAGAAAATGGAGAAGGACATTCAGGCGCACAAGTTCATCGAGGCCGGCCAGTACAACAGCCACCTCTACGGGACCAGCGTCCAGTCCGTGCGGGAGGTGGCGGAGCAG gggAAACACTGCATCCTCGATGTCTCGGCCAATGCCGTGCGGCGGCTGCAGGCGGCCCACCTGCACCCCATCGCCATCTTCATCCGCCCCCGCTCCCTGGAGAATGTGCT AGAGATTAACAAGCGAATCACAGAGGAGCAAGCCCGCAAAGCCTTCGACAGAGCCACCAAGCTGGAGCAGGAGTTCACAGAATGCTTCTCAG CCATCGTGGAGGGCGACAGCTTTGAGGAGATCTACCACAAGGTGAAGCGTGTCATTGAGGACCTCTCAGGCCCCTACATCTGGGTTCCCGCCCGAGAGAGACTGTGa
- the DLG4 gene encoding disks large homolog 4 isoform X3 — MDCLCIVTTKKYRYQDEDTPPLEHSPAHLPNQANSPPVIVNTDTLEAPGYELQVNGTEGEMEYEEITLERGNSGLGFSIAGGTDNPHIGDDPSIFITKIIPGGAAAQDGRLRVNDSILFVNEVDVREVTHSAAVEALKEAGSIVRLYVMRRKPPAEKVTEIKLIKGPKGLGFSIAGGVGNQHIPGDNSIYVTKIIEGGAAHKDGRLQIGDKILAVNSVGLEDVMHEDAVAALKNTYDVVYLKVAKPSNAYLSDSYAPPDITTSYSQHLDNEISHSSYLGTDYPTAMTPTSPRRYSPVAKDLLGEEDIPREPRRIVIHRGSTGLGFNIVGGEDGEGIFISFILAGGPADLSGELRKGDQILSVNGVDLRNASHEQAAIALKNAGQTVTIIAQYKPEEYSRFEAKIHDLREQLMNSSLGSGTASLRSNPKRGFYIRALFDYDKTKDCGFLSQALSFRFGDVLHVIDASDEEWWQARRVHSDSETDDIGFIPSKRRVERREWSRLKAKDWGSSSGSQGREDSVLSYETVTQMEVHYARPIIILGPTKDRANDDLLSEFPDKFGSCVPHTTRPKREYEIDGRDYHFVSSREKMEKDIQAHKFIEAGQYNSHLYGTSVQSVREVAEQGKHCILDVSANAVRRLQAAHLHPIAIFIRPRSLENVLEINKRITEEQARKAFDRATKLEQEFTECFSAIVEGDSFEEIYHKVKRVIEDLSGPYIWVPARERL, encoded by the exons aAATACCGCTACCAAGATGAAGACACGCCCCCTCTGGAGCACAGCCCGGCCCACCTCCCCAACCAG GCCAATTCCCCCCCTGTGATTGTCAACACAGATACCCTAGAAGCCCCAGGATAT GAGTTGCAGGTGAATGGGACCGAGGGGGAGATGGAATACGAGGAGATCACATTGGAAAGG GGTAACTCAGGGTTGGGCTTCAGCATCGCAGGTGGCACTGACAACCCACACATCGGGGATGACCCATCCATTTTCATCACCAAGATCATTCCCGGTGGTGCCGCAGCCCAGGATGGCCGCCTCAG GGTCAATGACAGCATCCTGTTTGTCAATGAAGTGGACGTGCGTGAGGTGACACACTCGGCAGCGGTCGAGGCCCTCAAGGAGGCAGGCTCCATCGTCCGCCTCTACGTCATGCGCCGGAAGCCCCCTGCTGAGAAGGTCACGGAAATCAAGCTCATCAAGGGGCCCAAAG gtCTGGGCTTTAGCATTGCTGGAGGCGTGGGGAACCAGCACATTCCAGGAGACAACAGCATCTACGTGACCAAGATCATTGAAGGGGGTGCCGCCCACAAGGATGGGAGGTTGCAGATTGGAGATAAGATCCTGGCG gtcAACAGTGTGGGGCTGGAGGACGTAATGCATGAGGATGCCGTGGCAGCCCTGAAGAACACATATGATGTTGTCTACCTGAAGGTGGCCAAGCCCAGTAATGCCTACCTGAGTGACAGCTACGCTCCACCTGACATCACGACCT CCTACTCCCAGCACCTGGACAATGAGATCAGCCACAGCAGCTACCTGGGCACTGACTACCCCACAGCCATGACCCCCACTTCCCCTCGGCGCTATTCGCCAGTGGCCAAGGACCTGCTCGGGGAGGAAGACATACCCCGGGAGCCGAGGCGGATCGTCATCCACCGGGGCTCCACCGGCCTGGGCTTCAACATTGTGGGCGGCGAGGATGGTGAAGGCATCTTCATCTCCTTCATCCTGGCCGGGGGCCCTGCGGACCTGAGCGGGGAACTGCGGAAGGGAGACCAGATTCTGTCG GTCAACGGTGTCGACCTCCGCAACGCTAGCCATGAGCAAGCCGCCATTGCCCTGAAGAACGCAGGTCAGACGGTCACAATCATCGCTCAGTATAAGCCAGAAG AGTACAGCCGCTTCGAGGCCAAGATCCATGACCTCCGGGAGCAGCTCATGAACAGCAGCCTGGGCTCAGGGACTGCCTCCTTGCGGAGCAACCCCAAGAGGGGTTTCTATATCAG GGCCCTGTTTGACTATGACAAGACCAAGGACTGCGGCTTCCTAAGCCAGGCGCTGAGCTTCCGCTTTGGGGATGTGCTGCATGTCATCGACGCCAGCGACGAGGAGTGGTGGCAGGCGCGGCGCGTCCACTCTGACAGTGAGACCGACGACATTGGTTTCATCCCCAGCAAACGGCG GGTTGAGCGACGAGAGTGGTCAAGGTTAAAGGCCAAG GACTGGGGCTCCAGCTCTGGATCACAGG GTCGAGAAGACTCTGTGCTGAGCTATGAGACGGTGACACAGATGGAAG TGCACTACGCTCGCCCCATCATCATCCTTGGGCCCACCAAGGACCGGGCCAATgatgatcttctctctgagttccCCGACAAGTTTGGATCCTGCGTTCCCC ATACGACGCGGCCCAAGCGGGAGTACGAGATAGACGGCCGGGATTATCACTTTGTGTCCTCCCGGGAGAAAATGGAGAAGGACATTCAGGCGCACAAGTTCATCGAGGCCGGCCAGTACAACAGCCACCTCTACGGGACCAGCGTCCAGTCCGTGCGGGAGGTGGCGGAGCAG gggAAACACTGCATCCTCGATGTCTCGGCCAATGCCGTGCGGCGGCTGCAGGCGGCCCACCTGCACCCCATCGCCATCTTCATCCGCCCCCGCTCCCTGGAGAATGTGCT AGAGATTAACAAGCGAATCACAGAGGAGCAAGCCCGCAAAGCCTTCGACAGAGCCACCAAGCTGGAGCAGGAGTTCACAGAATGCTTCTCAG CCATCGTGGAGGGCGACAGCTTTGAGGAGATCTACCACAAGGTGAAGCGTGTCATTGAGGACCTCTCAGGCCCCTACATCTGGGTTCCCGCCCGAGAGAGACTGTGa